The sequence below is a genomic window from Draconibacterium halophilum.
TTCAGCATGTCGGGTTCCGATTTTGTTGAAATGTTTGTGGGTGTTGGAGCATCGCGTGTTCGCGACCTGTTTAAGCAAGCCAAAGAGAAAGCACCGTGTATTGTATTTATCGATGAGATTGATGCAATTGGACGTGCACGAGGTAAGAATCCGAATATGGGATCGAACGATGAGCGCGAAAATACGCTTAACCAGCTACTTACCGAAATGGATGGTTTTGACACCAACAGCGGGGTAATTATTTTGGCAGCAACCAACCGTGCCGACATTCTCGACCGTGCATTAATGCGTGCCGGCCGATTCGATCGACAAATTCATGTGGAACTACCTGACCTGAATGAGCGTGGAGAAATTTTTAACGTTCATCTGCGTCCTTTAAAATTAAGCGAGGAGGTAAAAGTTGATTTCCTGGCTAAACAGACTCCCGGATTCTCGGGTGCCGATATTGCCAACGTTTGTAACGAATCGGCGCTAATTGCCGCTCGCAGAAACAGAGATGCGATAGTAAAACAGGATTTCCTTGATGCTGTTGACCGGATTATTGGAGGTTTGGAAAAGAAAAATAAAATTATTTCGCAGGAAGAAAAGAATACGATTGCCTACCACGAAGCAGGCCACGCAACCATAAGCTGGTTGCTGGAATATGCACATCCGCTGGTAAAAGTAACCATCGTTCCGCGCGGAAAAGCGCTGGGGGCAGCCTGGTATTTACCTGAAGAAAGGTCAATTACTACAAAAGATCAATTGCTCGACGAAATGGCATCTGCATTGGGCGGACGTGCCGCAGAAGAAATTACATTTGGAAAAATATCGTCGGGAGCACAAAACGACCTTGAAAAAGTAACCAAACAGGCTTATGCAATGGTGAGCATTTTCGGGATGAGTGAGAAAGTTGGTAATATCAGCTTTTACGATTCAACAGGTCAGTCAGATTATTCTTTCACCAAACCATACAGTGAAAAAACGGCCGAGCTCATTGATCAAGAAGTAAAAATTCTGATCGATGGCCAATACAAACGTGCTAAACAAGTTTTACAGGACAATAAAGAAGGACATTCCAAACTTGCTAACCTGCTGCTTGAACGAGAAGTAATCTTTAGTGAAGACCTGGAAGAGATATTTGGCAAACGCCCGTGGGACAAAAAACACGTAATCTCGGAAAATGGCAACGGCGAAACTCAACCAAAAGCTGAGCTGAAAGAAAAGGAAAAAACAAAAGCTGAAGAAAATTCGGAGGAAGAACCAACAAAAGAATAGATGACATCGGCTCGAGAAGAAATATTGAACAGGCTAAAAAATGCCATTCACCCCGAGCCGGAAATGCCTGATTTTGATGCTCCCGTTTATCACGCCATTGAGAAATCTTTAGACAAAACGTTTAAAGCAAATCTGGAGGCTGTAAACGGGAGTGTTTATTTATGCCATTCGGAGCAAGAACTCATAGAGCAACTAAAAACGCTTATAAAAGATATTCCTGCATCAGCAGTAGTTTGTGCCGAAACAGAGCTTCAAAAATTGCTTATCAGAAACGGAATCGAACATAAAAACTACGACGGTCCCGGCACGATTGAACTTGGAATCACTTCCTGCGAATTTCTAATTGCACACACCGGTTCGGTAATGGTAAGTGCAGCGTTACAGGGAGGGAGACAACTATCAGTTTATCCGCCACAACATGTTGTTATCGCAAAAAAGGATCAGTTGATTGATTATTTGCATACCGCTTATAATAAGATTCAGGAGAAATATCCGGATCAGCTGCCATCGCAAATAACGTTAATAACAGGACCAAGCCGAACTGCCGATATTGAAAAAACACTGGTTATGGGTGCCCACGGACCGCGCGAATTGCATGTGTTTCTTTATTAGCTTTACACTATTTAACTTCTTGCAAACCATATTTTGTTAACTTTGCGGCATGGAAAAAGGTTGGGAAATGATTTTTATGACAGCACACGAATACAAAGCCGAAATGGCCAAAGACTTACTTGAAAGTGCGGGAATAAAAATTGTTGTTATGAACCAACACGATTCGGCATACCAAAATTTTGGCGAGTATAAAATTTATGTTGCCGAAGAAAAACGTG
It includes:
- the ftsH gene encoding ATP-dependent zinc metalloprotease FtsH, yielding MTDNKNNKKDQNNLNNPFGKFNPKKNDGKPPKFNAYWIYGIIAVVFLIVQYYISNSKGPVDTSWPEVKQMLQNGDVKRIVVINEKIARIYLKENRIKNYESQFEGNFSKPSDMGPHFKLNTGPIEKFAENLTVAQENQQDKVFPVYEDETNWGRDIIWSIGPFVLIILLWWWIFRRMSRGGGGGGGAGGIFNVGKSQAKVFDKDQKVSTNFKDVAGLAEAKQEVEEIVEFLRSPSKYTKLGGKIPKGALLVGPPGTGKTLLAKAVAGEANVPFFSMSGSDFVEMFVGVGASRVRDLFKQAKEKAPCIVFIDEIDAIGRARGKNPNMGSNDERENTLNQLLTEMDGFDTNSGVIILAATNRADILDRALMRAGRFDRQIHVELPDLNERGEIFNVHLRPLKLSEEVKVDFLAKQTPGFSGADIANVCNESALIAARRNRDAIVKQDFLDAVDRIIGGLEKKNKIISQEEKNTIAYHEAGHATISWLLEYAHPLVKVTIVPRGKALGAAWYLPEERSITTKDQLLDEMASALGGRAAEEITFGKISSGAQNDLEKVTKQAYAMVSIFGMSEKVGNISFYDSTGQSDYSFTKPYSEKTAELIDQEVKILIDGQYKRAKQVLQDNKEGHSKLANLLLEREVIFSEDLEEIFGKRPWDKKHVISENGNGETQPKAELKEKEKTKAEENSEEEPTKE
- a CDS encoding LutC/YkgG family protein translates to MTSAREEILNRLKNAIHPEPEMPDFDAPVYHAIEKSLDKTFKANLEAVNGSVYLCHSEQELIEQLKTLIKDIPASAVVCAETELQKLLIRNGIEHKNYDGPGTIELGITSCEFLIAHTGSVMVSAALQGGRQLSVYPPQHVVIAKKDQLIDYLHTAYNKIQEKYPDQLPSQITLITGPSRTADIEKTLVMGAHGPRELHVFLY
- a CDS encoding putative signal transducing protein, which encodes MIFMTAHEYKAEMAKDLLESAGIKIVVMNQHDSAYQNFGEYKIYVAEEKREEAINLIKELKGE